In Dehalococcoidia bacterium, one DNA window encodes the following:
- a CDS encoding adenylosuccinate synthase, translated as MPATVVIGGQWGDEGKGRIVDLLARRATIVARYSAGDNAGHTVINDRGKFKLNVVPAGIFYGDKTCIVGNGVALEPARLLTEIDKLVDRGVAVDRLYVSDRAHVVMPYHPIIDRLDEALRGPLAVGTTGRGVGPAFADKVGRIGIRVGDLVDTERFTERLRYVLEYKNRVLTHLYGAAPLDFDTVLREYSAYGRRLQPFVTDTSLLVQQALDRGEDVLLEGAQGALLDLDFGTYEYVTSSVPSSSAAGAALGIGIGPNEITRTVGVYKAYQTRVGGGPMPTELFDETAAHIARRGDEFGTNTGRARRCGWFDAVAAQYTRRLNGLTDAVVTRLDVLDELPELKIGTAYAAGGERLPSFPASLPLLQSCQPVYETLPGWQCPTSDVRAFDDLPLPAQGYVRRIEQLLGCPVSIVSVGPEREQAIRVRSIIGA; from the coding sequence ATGCCGGCAACCGTGGTGATCGGCGGGCAGTGGGGTGATGAAGGGAAGGGGCGGATCGTCGATCTGCTGGCACGCCGCGCCACGATCGTCGCGCGCTACTCGGCCGGCGACAACGCCGGCCACACCGTGATCAACGACCGCGGCAAGTTCAAGCTCAACGTCGTGCCCGCCGGCATCTTCTACGGCGACAAGACCTGCATCGTCGGCAACGGCGTGGCGCTGGAGCCGGCGCGGCTGCTCACCGAGATCGACAAGCTGGTCGATCGCGGCGTCGCCGTCGACCGGCTGTACGTCTCCGACCGCGCCCACGTGGTCATGCCCTACCATCCGATCATCGACCGGCTGGACGAGGCGCTGCGCGGTCCGCTCGCCGTGGGCACAACCGGGCGCGGCGTCGGCCCCGCCTTCGCCGACAAGGTCGGCCGTATCGGTATCCGCGTCGGCGACCTGGTCGACACGGAGCGCTTCACCGAACGGCTGCGCTACGTGCTGGAGTACAAGAACCGCGTGCTCACCCACCTCTACGGGGCCGCGCCGCTGGACTTCGACACCGTGCTGCGCGAGTACAGCGCCTACGGCCGGCGGCTGCAGCCCTTCGTCACCGACACCTCGCTGCTGGTGCAGCAGGCGCTGGACCGCGGCGAGGACGTGCTGCTCGAAGGCGCGCAGGGGGCGCTGCTCGACCTCGACTTCGGCACCTACGAGTACGTCACCAGCTCCGTGCCCTCCTCCTCGGCGGCGGGCGCGGCGCTGGGCATCGGCATCGGACCCAACGAGATCACGCGCACGGTGGGCGTCTACAAGGCGTACCAGACGCGTGTCGGCGGCGGCCCGATGCCCACGGAGCTGTTCGACGAGACGGCGGCGCACATCGCGCGGCGCGGCGACGAGTTCGGCACCAATACCGGCCGCGCCCGCCGCTGCGGCTGGTTCGACGCCGTGGCCGCGCAGTACACGCGCCGCCTCAACGGCCTCACCGACGCCGTGGTCACGCGGCTGGACGTGCTGGACGAGCTGCCGGAGCTGAAGATCGGCACCGCCTACGCCGCCGGCGGCGAGCGGCTGCCGAGCTTTCCTGCCAGTCTGCCGCTGCTCCAGTCCTGCCAGCCGGTCTACGAGACGCTGCCCGGCTGGCAGTGCCCCACCAGCGACGTGCGCGCCTTCGACGATCTGCCGCTGCCGGCGCAGGGCTACGTGCGCCGCATCGAGCAGCTTTTGGGCTGCCCGGTGAGCATCGTCTCCGTCGGCCCCGAGCGCGAGCAGGCGATCCGCGTGCGCTCGATCATCGGGGCGTAG
- a CDS encoding glucose 1-dehydrogenase translates to MAQLDGKVAVITGGASGIGEGAVRRFVEAGARVVIADVQDARGQKLTEELGTATSFRHVDVAQEADVQGAIAHAVKTFGCLDCMINNAGIGGGAGPIEETDMAACDATLAVLLRGVVLGMKHAAKLMKAQGSGSIISTASVAGLGVGYGPHIYSAAKAAVIHLTRSVANELGESGIRVNCICPGFIVTPIFGKAMGLSAEQADLTLDAVKGVGARAQPVQRAGMPADIAEAMLWLASDASSFVTGHALVVDGGLTTGMLWSERQKLAEQRFGGAAPPTAGRP, encoded by the coding sequence ATGGCCCAGCTCGACGGCAAAGTCGCCGTGATTACCGGCGGCGCCAGCGGAATCGGCGAGGGCGCCGTGCGCCGCTTCGTGGAGGCGGGGGCGCGCGTCGTGATCGCCGACGTGCAGGACGCCCGCGGCCAGAAGCTCACGGAGGAGCTGGGCACGGCCACGAGCTTCCGCCATGTGGACGTGGCGCAGGAAGCGGACGTGCAGGGCGCGATCGCCCACGCCGTCAAAACGTTCGGCTGTCTGGACTGCATGATCAACAACGCGGGCATCGGCGGCGGCGCCGGTCCGATCGAAGAGACGGACATGGCCGCCTGCGACGCGACGCTGGCCGTGCTGTTGCGCGGGGTGGTGCTGGGCATGAAGCACGCGGCGAAGCTGATGAAGGCGCAGGGCAGCGGCAGCATCATCAGCACGGCCAGCGTGGCGGGGCTGGGTGTGGGCTACGGCCCGCATATCTACAGCGCGGCGAAGGCGGCGGTGATCCACCTCACCCGCTCCGTGGCGAACGAGCTGGGCGAGAGCGGCATCCGCGTCAACTGTATCTGTCCCGGCTTTATCGTCACGCCGATCTTCGGCAAGGCGATGGGACTTTCGGCGGAGCAGGCAGACCTGACGCTCGACGCGGTCAAGGGCGTCGGCGCGCGGGCGCAGCCGGTGCAACGCGCCGGCATGCCCGCGGACATCGCCGAGGCGATGCTCTGGCTGGCGAGCGACGCCAGCAGCTTCGTCACCGGCCACGCGCTGGTAGTGGACGGCGGCCTGACCACGGGCATGCTCTGGTCGGAGCGGCAGAAGCTGGCCGAGCAGCGCTTCGGCGGCGCCGCGCCGCCTACGGCCGGCCGGCCGTAA
- a CDS encoding class I SAM-dependent methyltransferase, whose amino-acid sequence MTAYAFDNAWQQARRRLALLEECLDPATQRRMSALGLHEGWSCLEPGAGGGSIVDWLCSQVGAPGRVLATDLDTRFLDALTRPNLEVRRHNLASDALPAGAFDLVHTRLVLMHIPEREQILPRLVAALKPGGWLLLEEHDIFPVTAAAGGPYAEMWGAVTRALHAAGGLSDWGRRLPALLAAQGLAELGAEGDVPVFPGGSAMAEFWRLSWEQLREPMRKTGAHEQVLDRALDALGDARQWFLGPATMAAWGRRPAR is encoded by the coding sequence ATGACAGCCTACGCCTTCGACAACGCCTGGCAGCAGGCCCGACGGCGACTGGCCTTGCTGGAAGAGTGCCTCGACCCGGCGACGCAACGGCGGATGTCGGCGCTGGGTTTGCACGAAGGCTGGTCCTGCCTCGAGCCTGGCGCGGGCGGCGGCTCGATCGTGGACTGGCTGTGCTCGCAGGTGGGCGCCCCCGGCCGTGTGCTTGCCACCGATCTCGATACGCGCTTTCTTGATGCCCTCACGCGGCCGAACCTCGAAGTGCGCCGCCACAATCTGGCCAGTGATGCCTTGCCCGCGGGCGCATTCGACCTCGTGCACACACGGTTGGTGCTGATGCACATCCCCGAGCGCGAGCAGATCCTGCCGCGGCTCGTTGCCGCGTTGAAGCCCGGCGGCTGGCTGTTGCTCGAAGAGCACGATATCTTCCCCGTGACCGCGGCGGCCGGCGGGCCGTACGCCGAGATGTGGGGCGCGGTGACCCGTGCACTGCACGCGGCCGGCGGGCTGAGCGACTGGGGGAGGCGGCTGCCGGCCCTGCTCGCGGCGCAGGGGCTGGCCGAGCTGGGCGCAGAAGGCGACGTGCCCGTCTTTCCCGGCGGCTCCGCGATGGCCGAGTTCTGGCGCCTGAGCTGGGAGCAATTGCGCGAGCCGATGCGTAAGACCGGCGCCCACGAGCAGGTGCTCGATCGGGCGCTGGACGCGCTGGGCGACGCACGGCAATGGTTCCTCGGTCCGGCCACGATGGCCGCCTGGGGGCGACGGCC